From one Desmodus rotundus isolate HL8 chromosome X, HLdesRot8A.1, whole genome shotgun sequence genomic stretch:
- the LOC112296291 gene encoding LOW QUALITY PROTEIN: heat shock transcription factor, X-linked member 3 (The sequence of the model RefSeq protein was modified relative to this genomic sequence to represent the inferred CDS: substituted 1 base at 1 genomic stop codon) — protein MDKTKGCKFEGERSWDPNVDLRKALEGHRDQAQSEDPSPQDNPKSQNPNQVASNIEGNNILVGLSFPRKLWRIVEDDTFISVCWNENGDTLIIEEDIFQSEVRCRRGTENIFKTDSLKSFICVMNLYEFSKIHPSDSSIHAPEKNRLMIYHNSNFQGDKPXLIKNIKKEGNWMTTAAWPGTSTTPPKRKKKTDGTGEMPTSHLNYPLYDLAMSLYKACYSILMAALSVMAPFMDPKKDKGEECSSDDSCALCEQCKDNAGPKVPK, from the exons ATCCTGGGATCCAAATGTGGATCTAAGGAAGGCTTTGGAGGGACACAGGGACCAAGCCCAGAGTGAAGATCCAAGCCCCCAAGACAACCCAAAATCACAGAACCCAAACCAAGTTGCTTCCAACATAGAAGGGAACAACATTCTTGTTGGGCTGTCCTTCCCAAGAAAGCTTTGGAGGATAGTGGAGGATGACACCTTCATATCTGTGTGCTGGAATGAAAATGGAGACACTCTGATCATTGAAGAAGATATTTTTCAGAGTGAGGTTCGTTGCCGCAGGGGCACAGAGAACATATTCAAAACAGACAGCCTGAAGAGTTTCATCTGTGTGATGAACCTctatgaattcagcaaaatacaCCCAAGTGACTCTTCAATTCATGCTCCAGAAAAGAACAGATTAATG ATCTACCACAATTCCAACTTTCAAGGAGACAAACCTTAGCTCATCAAGAACATTAAGAAAGAAGGCAACTGGATGACTACTGCTGCTTGGCCAGGGACCAGCACAACACCtccaaagaggaagaagaa AACTGATGGCACAGGGGAAATGCCCACCAGCCACTTAAATTACCCACTGTATGATTTGGCGATGTCTTTGTACAAAGCCTGTTATTCTATCCTGATGGCAGCCCTTTCAGTCATGGCCCCATTCATGGACCCCAAAAAGGACAAGGGGGAGGAGTGCTCCTCTGATGATTCATGTGCACTCTGTGAGCAATGCAAGGACAATGCAGGCCCCAAAGTTCCCAAGtga